Proteins found in one Agaribacterium sp. ZY112 genomic segment:
- a CDS encoding LysR family transcriptional regulator has protein sequence MNIDTLRTFLEVAKTRHFGHAAENLYLTQSAVSSRIKQLESLIGATLFIRQRNNILLTSAGERLLPHAENLLAGWQLAIQEAGVPTKQNTQISIGGTSNLWDTFLQSLLPRMASQFPNLYIRTEINNPQHLVRSLLGNRVDLFAALETPANSDIESQVIGELELIMVCNCQGRHIEDVPKLGHVFVDWGTAFNLQQARLFQEPVAPVLHTGQSHIALEFILSHKGAAFLPRALVEAYLESESLYQVEDSPMIKQQVFAVYKRGEDKSLSLGPIITMLQERDIKPDSALATLPLSDNDW, from the coding sequence GTCAGCGGTGAGCTCCAGAATCAAGCAGCTTGAGAGCCTTATTGGCGCAACACTATTCATTCGACAGCGTAATAACATCTTGCTAACTTCAGCAGGTGAACGCCTATTACCTCATGCTGAAAACCTACTAGCTGGATGGCAGCTAGCCATTCAGGAGGCCGGCGTCCCCACCAAACAGAACACTCAGATTTCTATAGGTGGGACGTCAAACCTCTGGGATACATTTTTACAATCTCTGTTACCGCGCATGGCCTCTCAATTTCCAAACCTCTACATCCGCACCGAGATTAATAACCCACAGCACTTAGTTCGCTCACTACTCGGAAACCGTGTAGACCTGTTTGCTGCACTAGAAACGCCCGCAAATAGCGACATTGAATCTCAAGTAATCGGTGAACTTGAACTCATCATGGTTTGTAACTGCCAAGGACGACACATTGAAGATGTACCCAAGCTAGGACACGTCTTTGTCGACTGGGGAACCGCCTTCAATCTACAACAAGCACGCTTGTTCCAAGAGCCAGTGGCTCCTGTTTTACATACAGGCCAGAGCCATATCGCCCTTGAGTTCATACTTAGCCATAAAGGCGCTGCTTTTCTACCTCGAGCACTTGTTGAAGCCTACCTAGAGTCAGAGTCCTTATATCAAGTAGAAGACAGCCCAATGATTAAACAGCAAGTCTTTGCTGTATATAAGCGCGGTGAGGATAAATCCTTGTCGCTAGGCCCCATCATTACCATGCTCCAAGAACGAGATATAAAGCCTGATTCAGCTTTAGCAACCTTGCCATTAAGCGATAACGATTGGTGA
- a CDS encoding DUF6596 domain-containing protein produces MIPNAAPNQFELETALQQQLPYALALLLRNGMKLSMAQSCLSRAKRSAREYYRKGLEADDLLFYLLFCVDSMQTTSERKYCALASEELGNTPLLQLMLFCHEPLLSERQRLIACLHFCFALERKYIIKQLGIERSLLASEIKIIRKLLDKRNLKALPKHIGTVSLYKLQVLLRTIFQKNSEIGLHQHHIRLGISKQCICFAQSLYYHHEDCDRSAALLSLLLGRSARDKALYNKRDELVELADQDRALWDRSAITLADHYLGLALRTGNTGSYHLEASIEALYNQSPNDDETDWSQLLVLYNALCVKNNNVDNQLQRIYILWRATLNPLVAFEQLERLLEESPELEHKGQYHIRKAQLLNAMSDIHSAQSELKTALDLSISSAERRLLIRSINSSR; encoded by the coding sequence ATGATCCCAAACGCAGCACCTAACCAATTCGAACTTGAAACCGCACTGCAACAACAACTACCTTATGCTCTAGCCTTATTACTTAGAAATGGCATGAAACTCAGCATGGCTCAATCTTGCCTTAGCCGTGCCAAACGCAGCGCTCGTGAATACTACCGCAAAGGCTTAGAGGCCGACGATCTGCTTTTCTATCTACTCTTCTGCGTCGATAGCATGCAAACAACCAGTGAGAGAAAGTACTGCGCGCTTGCTAGCGAAGAGCTGGGCAATACGCCACTACTGCAGTTAATGCTCTTTTGTCACGAGCCTTTACTTAGTGAGCGCCAGCGCTTAATAGCATGTCTGCACTTCTGCTTTGCCTTAGAACGTAAATACATTATTAAGCAACTGGGTATTGAGCGTAGCCTTCTCGCCAGTGAGATTAAAATCATTCGCAAGCTACTCGATAAGCGTAATTTAAAAGCACTGCCTAAGCATATTGGCACCGTTAGCCTTTATAAATTACAGGTACTACTGAGAACTATTTTTCAAAAAAACAGTGAAATAGGCCTGCATCAACACCACATACGTCTAGGCATTAGCAAACAGTGCATATGTTTTGCCCAAAGTTTGTATTATCACCACGAAGACTGCGACCGAAGTGCCGCTTTATTATCATTATTACTAGGCCGATCCGCGCGCGATAAAGCCCTCTACAACAAACGAGATGAACTGGTTGAGCTAGCAGATCAAGACAGAGCTCTATGGGATAGATCGGCCATCACTTTAGCAGATCACTATTTAGGGCTAGCCCTAAGAACGGGAAACACAGGCAGCTACCACCTAGAAGCATCTATTGAAGCGCTTTATAACCAAAGCCCAAATGACGATGAAACAGACTGGTCGCAATTACTGGTTTTGTACAACGCCTTATGTGTAAAAAATAATAATGTAGATAATCAACTGCAACGTATTTACATATTATGGCGAGCCACACTAAATCCCTTAGTGGCCTTTGAGCAATTAGAGAGATTGCTAGAAGAGAGCCCTGAACTCGAACACAAAGGACAGTACCACATCCGTAAAGCCCAATTACTTAATGCAATGAGTGACATTCACAGTGCACAGAGTGAACTTAAAACGGCACTCGACCTAAGCATTAGCAGTGCCGAGCGCAGGCTACTTATTCGCAGTATTAATAGCTCTCGTTAG
- a CDS encoding DEAD/DEAH box helicase: MTQFADLGIHERLYKALGKLRYSEATEVQAAVFPVAAEGRDIVVSAKTGSGKTAAFILPMLERFLAEPKPNSGTRGLILVPTRELALQTLKAFSELAAFTQIKANRIIGGELFKHQVASIRRNPEVFIATPGRLVEHLEKNSIDFGDLEYLVLDEADRMLDMGFAEDLHTISQSCNPQRQNFLFSATFNHKGFSRVRAQLKDPVHIELSPQEKVNKNIRQRRILCDDVKHKENLLKALLLQEQPEKAFVFCNTRDQAQRLGEILQSAGVKTGFIHGEVRQSDRKQVLNRFRDGKITVLVATDVAARGLDIDQLELVVNFNVAQSGDDHVHRIGRTGRADNQGEAITMVGSSEWNRMAGIERYLNFRFENMSIEGLEARYKGPKKLKASGSAAGSKKKKQLKKKTGAKSAGAKKSSAKKAPSHKSSAKPRKNLGLGDGSSPLKKRS, translated from the coding sequence GTGACGCAATTTGCTGATTTGGGTATTCATGAGCGCTTATACAAAGCATTAGGTAAATTACGCTATAGCGAAGCGACAGAGGTGCAAGCGGCAGTCTTCCCTGTTGCCGCAGAAGGTCGAGACATTGTTGTGTCGGCAAAGACGGGTAGTGGTAAAACGGCGGCGTTTATTTTACCTATGCTGGAGCGTTTTCTGGCTGAGCCTAAACCAAATTCGGGAACGCGAGGCCTGATTTTGGTGCCTACTCGTGAGCTGGCTTTGCAAACTCTAAAAGCTTTTTCCGAGTTAGCTGCGTTCACTCAAATTAAAGCCAATCGTATTATTGGTGGTGAATTGTTTAAACACCAAGTTGCGAGTATACGTCGCAATCCAGAAGTGTTTATTGCAACGCCTGGGCGTTTGGTTGAGCACCTAGAAAAAAACAGCATCGACTTTGGCGATTTAGAGTATCTAGTGCTCGACGAAGCCGATCGAATGCTGGATATGGGCTTTGCCGAAGACTTACATACAATTAGTCAGAGCTGTAATCCTCAGCGCCAGAATTTCTTGTTTTCGGCGACCTTTAATCATAAGGGGTTTAGCCGTGTGCGTGCGCAGTTAAAAGATCCTGTTCATATTGAGCTAAGTCCTCAAGAGAAGGTGAATAAGAACATTCGTCAGCGTCGTATTTTGTGTGATGACGTTAAACATAAAGAAAACCTACTTAAAGCTTTGCTGTTACAAGAACAGCCAGAGAAGGCTTTTGTCTTTTGTAATACTCGTGATCAGGCCCAGCGTTTGGGTGAGATATTGCAAAGTGCGGGTGTTAAGACGGGCTTTATTCACGGTGAGGTTAGGCAGAGCGATCGCAAGCAGGTATTGAATCGTTTCCGTGACGGTAAAATTACAGTGCTTGTTGCTACCGATGTTGCTGCTCGTGGTTTGGATATTGACCAGTTAGAGCTGGTGGTTAACTTTAACGTTGCTCAAAGTGGCGATGATCACGTGCACCGAATTGGTCGAACTGGTCGAGCCGATAACCAAGGTGAAGCGATCACCATGGTAGGGTCGAGTGAGTGGAATCGCATGGCTGGCATCGAGCGTTATTTAAACTTCCGCTTTGAGAATATGAGTATAGAAGGTTTAGAAGCTCGTTATAAAGGGCCTAAAAAGCTTAAGGCTTCAGGATCTGCTGCGGGCTCTAAAAAGAAAAAACAGCTTAAGAAAAAAACAGGGGCTAAAAGTGCTGGGGCGAAAAAAAGCTCAGCTAAAAAAGCGCCTAGCCATAAAAGCTCAGCTAAGCCTCGTAAGAATCTTGGTTTGGGGGATGGTTCAAGCCCGCTTAAGAAGCGCTCTTAA
- a CDS encoding DUF3010 family protein — protein sequence MRVCGVELSGGDAIICLLGREGQLFDIPDCRVRKLSLAKVHSQEDMRKFQFDFAKLMQDYSVDKVAIRERPTKGKFAASATSFKMEAAIQVIDDLDVLMLSPSTLKELQKEHPLPIDFTDTELKVFQQPAFISAYVAHYYKGE from the coding sequence ATGAGAGTTTGTGGTGTAGAGCTTAGTGGTGGTGACGCCATCATTTGCCTGTTAGGTCGTGAAGGTCAGTTATTTGATATTCCAGATTGCCGAGTACGTAAATTGAGCTTGGCAAAAGTACACAGCCAAGAGGATATGCGTAAATTTCAGTTTGATTTTGCCAAGCTGATGCAAGATTACTCGGTTGATAAAGTAGCTATTCGTGAGCGCCCAACTAAAGGTAAGTTTGCTGCTAGTGCAACTAGCTTTAAGATGGAGGCCGCCATACAGGTGATTGATGATCTGGATGTGCTAATGCTATCGCCGAGCACGCTTAAAGAGCTGCAAAAAGAACATCCGCTGCCTATCGACTTTACTGATACAGAGTTAAAAGTATTTCAGCAGCCGGCATTTATTTCGGCCTATGTGGCCCACTATTACAAAGGCGAATAA
- a CDS encoding acyl-CoA thioesterase → MSRIATNEPVIMTMLMTPDLANFSGKVHGGALLKLLDQVAYACASRFCGNYAVTLSVDQVVFRQPIMVGEMVTFRARVNFVGNTSMEVGIRVEAENIKTGEIRHTNSCFFNMVAINDAGMTTKVPRLKLETDKDRQRYIAGQLRRDLRKQHEARLQEVKAESRGKIEQLSVEELEQYLKESK, encoded by the coding sequence ATGTCCAGAATTGCAACGAATGAGCCGGTCATTATGACCATGCTAATGACCCCGGATTTGGCCAACTTTTCTGGCAAAGTCCACGGTGGAGCTTTGCTTAAATTACTTGATCAGGTTGCTTATGCCTGTGCCAGCCGTTTTTGTGGAAACTATGCTGTTACTTTGAGTGTCGACCAAGTGGTTTTCCGTCAGCCTATTATGGTTGGCGAGATGGTAACTTTCCGCGCCCGAGTGAATTTTGTGGGCAACACCTCAATGGAAGTAGGTATACGGGTAGAGGCAGAAAATATTAAGACCGGTGAGATTCGTCATACCAATAGTTGCTTTTTTAATATGGTGGCGATTAACGATGCAGGTATGACAACCAAAGTACCTCGCCTTAAGTTGGAAACCGATAAAGACAGGCAGCGCTACATTGCCGGTCAGTTGCGCCGCGATCTGCGTAAACAGCACGAAGCGCGTCTGCAAGAAGTTAAAGCAGAGTCGCGTGGCAAGATCGAGCAGCTCAGTGTTGAAGAGTTGGAACAGTACCTTAAGGAAAGCAAATAA
- a CDS encoding endonuclease/exonuclease/phosphatase family protein: MSKSDHFSIKNRLFDPLKNKVVASLLALISISAPSTAWEYIVEEAPRGQKHSSQDCQAYRSEQSLAKGDLHIGSWNVLKGKRLGWDKVLQKASETSAILLMQEATYGEALHQALELHAQPIFAPGYISAGQQTGVITSATAKPSQSCMYRHYEPWLETPKAALVLYYNIEDRSEQLLVANIHAINFSLGIDAFEQQLDDVMQEIAQHHGPVIFAGDFNTWNQKRMLSLTKSTQKLGLIAAPFEKEKIKSFRGWPLDHIFYRGLELKNSRVIEVDSSDHNFLHAHFRI, encoded by the coding sequence GTGAGCAAAAGCGATCATTTTTCAATCAAAAACCGCCTTTTCGACCCGTTGAAAAACAAGGTCGTAGCATCGCTATTAGCTCTAATAAGCATATCGGCCCCCTCTACAGCTTGGGAGTACATCGTAGAAGAGGCCCCAAGGGGGCAGAAGCACAGCTCTCAAGACTGCCAAGCCTATCGTTCAGAGCAAAGCCTAGCCAAAGGCGATTTGCATATAGGCAGCTGGAATGTGCTCAAAGGCAAGCGTTTAGGCTGGGATAAGGTATTGCAAAAAGCCAGTGAAACAAGCGCCATCCTACTTATGCAGGAAGCCACTTATGGCGAGGCCTTACATCAAGCTCTTGAACTGCACGCCCAACCAATTTTTGCGCCCGGTTATATCAGTGCCGGTCAACAAACCGGTGTGATAACCAGTGCCACAGCCAAGCCATCACAAAGCTGCATGTACAGGCATTACGAACCGTGGTTAGAAACACCCAAAGCCGCTCTAGTCCTTTATTACAACATCGAAGACCGCAGCGAACAATTGCTGGTTGCCAATATTCACGCGATTAACTTTAGTCTTGGTATCGACGCCTTTGAGCAACAATTAGATGATGTCATGCAAGAAATAGCGCAACATCATGGCCCCGTTATTTTTGCAGGCGACTTTAACACTTGGAATCAAAAACGTATGCTCTCTCTAACCAAAAGCACTCAAAAGCTAGGCTTAATCGCTGCACCTTTTGAGAAAGAAAAGATAAAATCATTTCGCGGCTGGCCTTTAGACCATATTTTTTATCGTGGTTTAGAGCTTAAAAACAGCAGAGTAATTGAAGTAGATAGCTCCGACCATAACTTCTTACACGCCCACTTTAGGATTTAA
- a CDS encoding DUF5329 family protein, with protein MTHSLSTLLRPRLKKQLGVLLVSATLLTAPLLSFAEPDAKTQSEITQLLQFIGHSDCSFIRNNKNHDADEAVEHIQKKYEHFYEDIDTAEKFIEVSATGSLISRKPYYIDCPGQERQTSSAWLNSQLAEIRAKSKSDS; from the coding sequence ATGACCCACTCTTTAAGCACTTTGTTAAGACCTCGATTAAAGAAACAACTAGGCGTTCTATTAGTTAGCGCCACTTTATTAACAGCGCCATTACTTAGCTTTGCCGAACCCGACGCCAAAACCCAAAGTGAAATCACACAACTGCTTCAATTTATCGGGCACAGCGACTGTAGCTTTATCCGCAACAATAAAAACCATGATGCCGATGAAGCCGTCGAACATATCCAAAAAAAATACGAGCATTTTTACGAAGATATTGATACGGCAGAGAAGTTTATTGAAGTCAGCGCCACCGGCAGCCTCATAAGTCGTAAACCTTATTACATTGATTGCCCTGGCCAAGAGCGACAAACAAGCAGTGCTTGGTTAAACAGTCAGCTCGCAGAGATTAGAGCCAAGTCAAAGAGCGACTCTTAA
- a CDS encoding sulfatase-like hydrolase/transferase has translation MHHHRFIALLSFVCSLSLISACNKETTPEPLTTKANNKPLNIVLILIDDLSHYGVSIYGANAVSENSGLFSKQSISTPNIDELAQEGFVAAHAYSYPLCENTRVALMSGKFNKRNYLKPKSLHHSEVTFSDIFAKAGYKTGLFGKWKQSRGTRDLPGLSYISEFGWQDYVAYDVISDTQRFINPRLVINGETHDYRGRTDLDPKTGRRWYGPDIINRHALRFIEENKNKPFFLYYPMLLVHDDHKPTPDTRPKTLFDEVDEVHHNRNGHQGDDFRYFPDMISYMDKLIGRVINKLEQEQLLDNTMVVILGDNGTKEVFTHHLNSGQDYPARKGGNTDNGIHIPLVISHPQAKASKGLSSQFYQGLVHVVDILPTLVDAAGIELETNGDIDGISLMPQILGSNDSLRSSLHHWYIGNSDYRKQPSAVEYAFDQNFKRYAPSQHFPKGRFFDLRSDALEQQGDTVKEFRWGVLRYSGLDLKQLSEEQKQAYNDLGKVLEANAFVDIQALSITATQKHLSVGHTLQLHVQRKPCNVTRNAIVWRSSDKNIATVDKFGLVTALKPGQVTIHSFSWSDASPLADGGLAYTSHGVSDLIQLSIGE, from the coding sequence ATGCACCACCATCGCTTTATCGCACTGTTATCTTTTGTTTGCTCGCTAAGTTTAATCAGTGCCTGCAATAAAGAAACGACACCTGAGCCCCTAACAACAAAGGCTAATAACAAGCCCCTTAACATTGTTCTGATATTAATTGACGACTTAAGCCACTACGGGGTCTCTATCTACGGAGCTAATGCAGTTAGCGAGAATAGCGGTCTTTTTTCAAAGCAGAGCATCAGCACCCCCAATATTGATGAGCTTGCACAAGAAGGTTTTGTTGCCGCACACGCTTATAGCTACCCTCTTTGTGAAAATACCCGCGTTGCTCTTATGAGCGGTAAATTTAATAAACGCAACTACCTCAAACCCAAGTCGCTGCATCATAGCGAAGTCACCTTTTCTGATATTTTTGCTAAAGCAGGCTATAAAACCGGACTCTTTGGCAAATGGAAACAATCACGTGGCACTCGAGATTTACCAGGCCTTAGCTATATAAGTGAATTCGGCTGGCAAGATTATGTTGCTTATGATGTTATCTCTGACACCCAGCGCTTTATTAATCCACGTTTAGTTATTAACGGCGAAACACATGATTATCGAGGCCGTACGGATTTAGACCCAAAAACAGGCCGACGCTGGTATGGACCAGATATTATTAACCGCCACGCCTTGCGCTTTATAGAGGAAAATAAAAACAAGCCATTTTTCCTTTACTACCCGATGCTGCTTGTTCATGACGACCACAAACCCACTCCCGATACACGTCCTAAAACATTATTTGATGAAGTGGATGAAGTTCATCACAACCGCAACGGGCACCAAGGTGATGATTTTCGTTATTTCCCAGATATGATCAGCTATATGGATAAGCTCATCGGCCGAGTGATTAATAAGCTCGAGCAAGAGCAATTACTTGATAACACCATGGTCGTCATCCTAGGAGATAATGGCACTAAAGAGGTGTTTACCCATCACCTTAACTCAGGACAAGACTATCCAGCCCGCAAAGGTGGAAATACCGATAACGGTATCCATATTCCGCTTGTTATCAGCCACCCACAAGCAAAAGCAAGCAAGGGTTTAAGCTCGCAGTTTTACCAAGGCCTAGTGCACGTTGTCGATATTCTCCCCACGCTCGTTGACGCTGCTGGAATTGAATTGGAAACAAACGGAGACATCGACGGCATCAGTCTTATGCCTCAAATCTTAGGATCTAATGACTCCCTGCGCTCCAGCCTTCACCACTGGTACATAGGCAACAGTGACTATCGTAAGCAACCCAGCGCCGTTGAATATGCTTTTGACCAAAACTTTAAACGCTATGCACCCAGTCAGCACTTTCCCAAAGGCCGCTTTTTTGATTTGCGCAGCGATGCCTTAGAGCAACAAGGCGATACTGTAAAAGAGTTTCGCTGGGGAGTATTACGCTATAGCGGTTTAGACCTGAAACAACTCAGTGAAGAACAAAAGCAGGCCTACAACGATTTGGGTAAGGTACTCGAGGCCAACGCCTTTGTTGATATTCAAGCACTCAGTATCACAGCAACACAAAAGCACTTAAGCGTTGGACATACGCTGCAACTACACGTTCAGCGCAAACCTTGTAATGTCACTCGTAATGCGATTGTTTGGCGCTCTTCTGACAAAAATATCGCTACAGTCGATAAGTTTGGTCTAGTCACGGCCCTTAAACCTGGACAAGTCACTATACACAGCTTCTCATGGTCCGATGCTAGCCCTCTTGCTGATGGCGGCTTAGCCTACACAAGCCATGGTGTTTCAGACTTGATACAATTAAGTATTGGCGAATAA
- a CDS encoding phospholipase D family protein, whose amino-acid sequence MFKRLTAAFCLLVLLSGCASLPKDPKRIESHSIAANANSDLSEIFDPAIAAHPRRSGVVLLHEPEIALRARDEMTTLAEHTLDVQYYIWSDDKVGRILTQRLLDAADRGVRVRILLDDFTLNIDDIYLAAFSDHPNVELRLFNPFAHRTTKALGFITDIQRVNQRMHNKIFVLDNKVAIVGGRNIGDNYFGVKDSYNSRDIDVLTIGPVVDDISKSFDEYWNSDWAYPIKNIYPHEISEENNKLILKELKKQATLDRASLPFDLIRSKKEIVEGIRSNIKQLDWARIDVIFDPTEKLRGDTNTVAAQFETALIGVNQEMLAEIAYFVPGNELVNDFKIANDKGIHIRFLTNSLTSTEVLPAYAGFSSYRKDLLKAGVELYEYRSDAKERFTWPEPSHNALTRLHSKTFVVDRQFSFIGSFNFDPRSVDLNTEIGLLIDSPEFAEKVIAVLDEGVLPGNAWKLELDSKANKIKWHDQEGSTPLKKEPYSSWWQRVKATVLRILPIESQL is encoded by the coding sequence ATGTTTAAAAGGCTCACTGCTGCTTTCTGCTTATTAGTGTTATTAAGCGGCTGCGCCTCGCTACCTAAAGATCCAAAACGCATCGAATCACACAGCATTGCCGCCAATGCTAACAGTGATCTTAGCGAGATTTTTGACCCAGCTATTGCTGCTCACCCACGACGAAGCGGTGTTGTTCTCTTACACGAACCTGAAATTGCCTTGCGTGCACGCGATGAGATGACAACTCTAGCCGAGCATACTTTAGATGTTCAGTATTATATTTGGTCCGACGATAAAGTCGGCCGCATTTTAACTCAACGTTTATTAGACGCCGCCGACAGAGGGGTACGAGTCCGTATTTTATTAGATGACTTTACCTTAAATATTGATGACATTTATCTGGCGGCATTTTCGGACCACCCCAATGTCGAATTGCGTTTATTTAACCCTTTTGCTCATCGCACAACAAAAGCGCTTGGTTTCATCACCGATATTCAACGAGTTAATCAGCGCATGCACAATAAAATTTTTGTGCTAGACAATAAAGTGGCCATTGTCGGTGGACGCAATATTGGCGATAACTATTTTGGTGTAAAAGATAGCTACAACAGCCGTGATATCGATGTACTGACTATTGGCCCAGTAGTAGATGACATCAGTAAAAGTTTTGATGAGTATTGGAATAGCGATTGGGCTTATCCCATTAAAAACATTTATCCACATGAGATCAGCGAAGAAAATAACAAACTCATACTAAAAGAATTAAAAAAACAGGCGACGCTTGATAGAGCCTCTTTACCTTTTGACTTAATACGCAGTAAAAAAGAAATAGTAGAGGGCATTCGATCCAACATTAAGCAACTTGATTGGGCTCGCATTGATGTCATTTTTGACCCAACTGAAAAATTACGTGGAGACACCAATACTGTTGCAGCGCAATTTGAAACAGCCTTAATTGGCGTTAACCAAGAGATGCTTGCTGAAATAGCTTATTTTGTACCAGGCAATGAATTAGTTAACGACTTTAAAATAGCTAACGATAAAGGCATTCATATTCGCTTTTTAACAAACTCACTCACTAGCACTGAAGTTCTACCCGCTTATGCAGGATTTTCTAGCTACCGCAAAGACCTACTGAAAGCAGGTGTCGAACTTTATGAGTACCGCTCAGATGCCAAAGAGCGCTTTACTTGGCCTGAACCTAGCCACAATGCCCTTACACGTTTACACAGTAAAACCTTTGTTGTTGATCGCCAATTCTCTTTTATCGGCTCATTTAATTTTGACCCTAGATCCGTAGACTTAAACACCGAAATCGGTTTATTGATCGACAGCCCAGAGTTTGCTGAAAAAGTAATTGCCGTTTTAGATGAAGGCGTTCTGCCCGGCAATGCATGGAAGCTTGAACTCGACTCAAAAGCTAATAAGATTAAGTGGCATGACCAAGAAGGCTCAACCCCTCTAAAAAAAGAACCTTATAGCTCTTGGTGGCAGCGCGTAAAAGCGACTGTTTTACGCATTCTGCCCATTGAAAGCCAACTATAA
- a CDS encoding lipid A deacylase LpxR family protein — MSEFDDRLCRTAWYERVLLALISVFSVVLALSSSAAWALERDQGSLIDAQALAYHTPCERWSFAYENDFFVPGGRDQDYTYGMSFSYHSDDISGRMHRPLELIDSWLGLDSERSKALAYEAGLYGFTPEDTSVVEPNNDDRPYASLLYFATSSERIDKQDRKVLRSQISYGVLGLDLVGQVQNEFHRWIGNEQPQGWHNQISAGGEPTARYSVALQQLIISGSHWDLRQTKSASVGYLTEASWALGLRAGHLNSRWHQFNPDMASYAEASSRTKLGKSERFFWAGVAVKARAYNAFLQGQFKESAVSYSSSELKHMLLEAWAGYTHGFENGYYLSYGVRGHSSEVRYGAGDRAVLWGGVMLGRSYL; from the coding sequence ATGAGTGAATTTGATGACAGATTGTGTCGTACAGCTTGGTATGAGCGGGTGTTACTTGCTTTAATTTCCGTCTTCTCTGTGGTTCTTGCACTAAGCAGTTCCGCAGCTTGGGCGCTTGAAAGAGATCAAGGCAGTTTGATTGATGCACAGGCGCTTGCTTACCACACACCGTGCGAGCGCTGGTCTTTTGCTTATGAAAATGATTTCTTTGTTCCTGGTGGACGTGACCAGGATTACACCTACGGTATGAGTTTTAGCTATCACAGTGATGATATCAGTGGGCGTATGCATAGGCCTTTAGAGCTCATAGATAGCTGGCTTGGTCTTGATAGTGAGCGCTCCAAAGCCCTTGCTTATGAAGCTGGCCTCTATGGTTTTACACCGGAGGATACCAGTGTTGTTGAGCCTAATAATGATGATCGACCTTATGCAAGTTTGCTTTATTTCGCGACATCGTCAGAGCGTATTGATAAGCAGGACCGAAAAGTCTTACGCAGCCAAATTAGTTACGGTGTTTTGGGTTTGGATCTTGTCGGTCAGGTACAAAACGAATTTCACCGTTGGATTGGTAATGAGCAGCCTCAGGGGTGGCATAATCAGATTAGTGCCGGTGGTGAACCTACTGCTCGTTATAGTGTGGCTTTACAGCAATTGATTATCTCGGGTTCGCATTGGGATTTGCGCCAAACTAAAAGTGCCTCCGTAGGTTATTTAACAGAGGCAAGCTGGGCTCTTGGTTTACGTGCGGGTCACTTAAATAGTCGTTGGCACCAATTTAACCCTGACATGGCGAGTTATGCCGAAGCTTCTTCACGCACTAAACTTGGTAAAAGTGAGCGCTTCTTTTGGGCCGGTGTTGCTGTAAAAGCTAGAGCTTACAATGCGTTTTTACAGGGGCAGTTTAAAGAGTCTGCGGTTAGCTATTCCTCTTCTGAGCTGAAGCATATGTTGTTAGAGGCTTGGGCAGGGTATACCCATGGCTTTGAAAATGGTTATTACCTGAGCTACGGGGTGCGTGGGCATAGCTCGGAAGTAAGGTACGGCGCTGGTGATCGCGCCGTGCTTTGGGGGGGGGTGATGCTGGGGCGGAGCTATCTATAA
- a CDS encoding TetR family transcriptional regulator C-terminal domain-containing protein, with protein MSKREIKKEAILVAGMEVMKAQGYNGCSVKDIVDAAKVPKGSFYNYFPSKEQFALDAIEFTASEARTHAQALLGDCSECALDRLTRFFHAGIACAESSEFKVGCFLGNMCQEMADSSDSIRQRLDPILNGKTRLIADVIKEGQEGGSVNAAIDAAVAAEFLFNAWEGALMRAKAAKSRKALDAFVAMLKHVL; from the coding sequence ATGAGTAAACGAGAAATTAAAAAAGAAGCTATATTGGTCGCCGGTATGGAGGTCATGAAGGCTCAAGGTTATAACGGTTGCAGCGTCAAAGATATTGTTGATGCGGCAAAGGTACCCAAAGGCTCGTTCTATAACTACTTTCCAAGTAAGGAACAGTTTGCACTTGATGCAATTGAGTTTACAGCCTCTGAAGCCCGGACTCACGCCCAAGCCCTATTGGGGGATTGTAGTGAGTGTGCGCTCGATCGCTTAACTCGTTTTTTTCATGCTGGTATTGCTTGTGCTGAAAGCTCCGAGTTTAAAGTGGGTTGTTTTCTGGGCAATATGTGCCAAGAGATGGCAGATAGCTCAGATTCTATTCGGCAACGCTTAGATCCGATCTTAAATGGCAAAACCCGTTTAATCGCTGATGTCATTAAAGAGGGGCAAGAAGGCGGATCGGTTAACGCTGCTATTGATGCAGCTGTTGCTGCCGAGTTTCTGTTTAATGCATGGGAAGGGGCACTGATGCGAGCTAAGGCAGCAAAATCGCGCAAGGCCCTTGATGCCTTTGTTGCCATGCTTAAGCATGTTTTATAG